One genomic window of Gemmatimonadota bacterium includes the following:
- a CDS encoding peptide chain release factor 2 (programmed frameshift), with protein MAVEIQVRELQDALSDYSTRVDKLGGIFDLDQRRTKIAEFEKLMEAPDFWNDRENAQRIIDACNAEKYWVESWENLNEQVGDLDVLFQLACEEGDAESLSEVAAEVPGAGAALDALELQHMLGDREDRNDAILTIHPGAGGTEAADWAQMLMRMYTRWAERRGFQTTVLDTLPGETAGIKSATIEVKGDYAFGYLKSESGVHRLVRISPYDSNNRRHTSFASVFVYPDAEGDIEVEINPNDLKVDTYRAGGAGGQHVNKTDSAVRITHEPTGIVVQCQNERSQYKNRNTAMKILKARLYQHLREEEDKKRAELESTKKRIEWGSQIRNYVFQPYQMVKDARTGFETSNVSGVIDGDLDPFIRAYLLSSSTA; from the exons ATGGCTGTGGAAATTCAGGTGCGTGAACTACAAGACGCGCTATCCGATTATAGCACGCGCGTAGATAAACTC GGAGGTATCTTTGACCTCGATCAAAGACGAACAAAAATTGCCGAATTTGAAAAACTCATGGAAGCACCGGATTTCTGGAATGACCGCGAAAATGCACAGCGGATTATCGACGCCTGTAATGCGGAAAAATACTGGGTTGAAAGTTGGGAAAATTTAAATGAACAAGTGGGCGATTTGGATGTGCTTTTTCAATTGGCGTGCGAAGAAGGCGATGCCGAATCTCTGTCTGAAGTCGCTGCTGAAGTACCCGGGGCTGGCGCAGCTTTAGACGCACTTGAATTGCAGCACATGTTGGGCGATCGAGAAGATCGCAACGACGCGATATTGACCATTCATCCGGGCGCTGGGGGTACCGAAGCAGCAGACTGGGCGCAAATGTTGATGCGTATGTACACGCGGTGGGCCGAGCGGCGTGGGTTTCAAACCACTGTCCTGGATACGCTTCCCGGCGAAACGGCCGGAATTAAGAGTGCGACAATTGAAGTGAAGGGCGATTATGCTTTTGGCTATCTCAAGTCCGAATCTGGTGTACACAGACTGGTGCGGATTTCTCCTTATGATTCCAACAATCGTCGCCACACATCATTTGCATCCGTTTTTGTCTATCCCGACGCCGAAGGCGATATCGAGGTGGAGATCAATCCCAATGATCTGAAAGTAGATACCTATCGCGCTGGGGGTGCTGGCGGACAACACGTGAACAAAACCGATTCGGCGGTGCGTATTACCCACGAACCCACAGGGATTGTGGTGCAATGCCAGAACGAGCGTTCTCAGTACAAGAACCGCAATACGGCCATGAAAATTCTCAAAGCGCGATTGTATCAACACCTGCGGGAAGAAGAAGACAAAAAACGCGCCGAACTCGAAAGCACAAAAAAACGCATTGAATGGGGCAGTCAGATCCGCAATTACGTTTTTCAACCCTATCAGATGGTGAAAGACGCGCGAACGGGCTTTGAGACATCGAATGTTTCGGGGGTTATAGATGGCGATCTCGACCCATTTATCCGCGCATATTTACTGTCGTCGAGCACCGCGTGA